In one window of Gossypium arboreum isolate Shixiya-1 chromosome 4, ASM2569848v2, whole genome shotgun sequence DNA:
- the LOC108459880 gene encoding AP2-like ethylene-responsive transcription factor At1g16060, whose amino-acid sequence MAKLSQQNHKNTTQNNTSTASNGVTKVKRTRRSVPRDSPPQRSSIYRGVTRHRWTGRYEAHLWDKNCWNESQNKKGRQVYLGAYDDEAAAAHAYDLAALKYWGQDTILNFPLSTYQKELKEMEDQSREEYIGSLRRKSSGFSRGVSKYRGVARHHHNGRWEARIGRVFGNKYLYLGTYATQEEAATAYDMAAIEYRGLNAVTNFDLSRYIKWLKPNQTKPENNPNPNPNIIDTTTTSLVTPNPDQELDLTFFNGNNHNQKLQESDVISETLLTQPRPVNATSALGLLLQSSKFKEMMEMTSAATDHRQSTSMISEPVRCGFPEDIQTYFECQDSSCYGNGDDLIFGELNSFGPSMFQCDQLDA is encoded by the exons ATGGCGAAATTATCACAGCAGAATCACAAGAACACTACACAGAATAATACTAGCACTGCCAGTAATGGTGTTACTAAGGTCAAGAGAACTAGGAGAAGTGTTCCAAGAGACTCCCCTCCCCAACGTAGCTCCATTTATCGAGGGGTCACCAG ACATAGATGGACAGGTCGATATGAAGCTCATCTATGGGATAAGAACTGCTGGAATGAATCACAAAACAAGAAAGGACGTCAAG TCTATCTTG gtGCTTATGATGATGAAGCAGCAGCAGCACATGCTTATGATTTAGCAGCACTCAAATACTGGGGTCAAGATACCATCCTTAACTTTCCG TTATCAACGTACCAAAAAGAGTTGAAAGAAATGGAGGATCAATCTAGAGAAGAGTATATTGGATCATTGAGAAG GAAATCTAGTGGTTTCTCTCGAGGAGTCTCGAAATACAGAGGTGTCGCtag ACATCATCACAATGGAAGATGGGAAGCACGCATTGGGAGAGTGTTTGGAAACAAGTACCTGTACCTTGGGACATATG CTACTCAGGAAGAAGCTGCCACAGCATATGACATGGCTGCAATAGAGTACCGGGGATTAAATGCTGTCACCAACTTTGATTTAAGCCGTTACATCAAATGGCTTAAGCCTAACCAAACCAAACCTGAAAATAACCCTaaccctaaccctaatatcatAGACACTACCACTACTTCACTAGTAACACCAAACCCTGATCAAGAACTTGATCTAACCTTCTTCAACGGCAACAACCACAACCAGAAGCTACAAGAATCCGATGTAATTAGTGAAACCTTGCTGACTCAGCCCCGACCGGTGAATGCCACGTCAGCCCTAGGGCTTCTCCTTCAATCTTCTAAGTTCAAGGAGATGATGGAGATGACATCCGCTGCTACAGATCACCGCCAGTCCACATCAATGATATCGGAACCAGTGCGGTGCGGCTTCCCTGAAGACATACAAACCTACTTCGAGTGTCAAGATTCCAGCTGTTATGGAAATGGGGATGATCTCATTTTCGGTGAGCTCAACTCCTTCGGACCATCAATGTTTCAATGCGACCAGCTTGATGCCTAG